GGGGACCGAGCTGATGGCGGCGAGAATTAAGGAAAAGGCCCTGCGGACGGGCCTGGAATACGGGGTTTTGGGCTTTGTAATCTACGTTCTCTGGGTACTCGTGGTGGGTTCCCTTTAGTTTTCAGTCCACCTCAAGGCTAAAATCTTGGTAGTCCATCCAGATGCCTGTCTTCATCACGGCATCGTACTGGGCCTTGAGTAGCTCATAGTGGGCCTTCTCCACTTTCGCTAGCTCCTCGAAGATTCTTTTCACGCCCTCGTGTTCCGCCTCCTGAGAAGCCTTCTCGTAGAACTCCCAGGTTAGCTTCTCCTGCTCCATGCCTATCTTCACCGCGTCAACCTCGCTCTCGACGTTTTCCACTTTGACCAGGAGCTTCTCAAGGAGTTCTTCGCTAACGGCCGGAAGCTTGCACTCCTCGGCGATGCGTTCAAGGAACTTCTCCTCAAACTGCTCCCAGTGGTCGGCTTCCTCCCTTGCCAGGAACAGAAACATCTTCCTTGCCCTTTCGTCCTTTGTTTTTCTCGCGAGGTCGAGGTAGAAGCGCATCTCGGCCTTCTCCACCTCCAGTGCGAGCGCAAGTGCTTCAAGCTCGTTCATAGTACCACCAAAATATTTTAGTGACTTAACCTAATAACCTTTGAGGGGGCAGAGATGGGCATCGAGAGGGTTGACAATCCGCTCTCACTTAAGGACGAGCTCCTCAAATTCGTCTTTGAGGTTTACCGCTCAACCAAAGGGACTTATCCTGCCCTTGAGTGGGTCGAGAAAAAGCCTTCTCCAGAGGATTTCGAGGGCTTTAAGCGGGTTTACGAGCCTTTCCTCGAGTTCAGGCTCACGAGGGAATTCAATGAGCTCTACACCATGAGGAAGGGCGGGCAACTCGTCGGGACCGTGGCGTTGGTTTACGACCTCAAAGACAAGGACGTCTGGTGGGTGCCAGATGAGATAAAGAACGAGAAAGCTGGTCTCATAGAGTTCTTCATGGTCAGCTCGGGTTACAGGGGAAAGGGCTACGGCTCAAAACTGCTTAATTTCGCGGTCAAAAGACTTCTCTCTCTGGGAAAAACGCCTTATGTGATAACGTTTCCCAGTTTAGATGCATACGGCTACTACCTAAGGAGGGGCTTCGAGAAGGTTATGGACTATGGAGAGTTTGTTATCCTGAAGTACGTCGTTCCGTGAACTTTGCATTCCGTTCAATACCCATTTCTGAACCATTGACAAGTTCCTCAAGATTATTCTTCAAACTGTCGAAGAGTATTCGGATAAGTTTATAAACCTCTTCGAAACACATCAATGGCACGGGTGAGGTTGAAGATGAGAGTAAAAACTATCTCTTCAGGCTTTGAATTTGAGTTCAAAACTCTTCTGAGGGATAGCCTTCATCATTGACCCTTCTTGGGTGGCTTTGACCAAAGTTCTCGAAAAATATTCGGAGGTGTTCTGAATGGCCCTAAGGGGGATTAGGGATTACTCGCGCATGGCAATTATTTCGAGCCTCTTAAGGAGAAATTTTGAGCTCTGGGGTTACATGGAGGTCGTCCTGCCAACAATCGAGCCTTATTCGGAGACACTCAAGGGAGGAACCAAATTCGCCTACAACAACGGGTTCTATCTGATAAAGCCTGACGTGACAAGCAGGTTGCTGAAATACGAGATAGACCTTGCCAAACTGTACTACGTGGGGGAAGTCCTTGACGGCGGAGTCGAGGGAAAGTGGCAGGCCGGAATCGAGTTCATTGGGGGAGAACCGGACTTCATGACAGCGGAGGTTCTCAGCGTTCTGATAACATCCCTCGAAAGCCTTGGAATCAGTGAGTTCTACATAGACCTTGGAAGTCTCGAAGTATGGCGGAAAGCAACCGAGGATATAGGGGAGTTTCGAGAAACCGTATGCTTAGCCCTCCAGCGGAGAAACTTTGGATTGATTGAAAAGCTACCGATAGGCAAAGACAAAAAGGAAGAACTCTGGAACCTCTTTAACTTCAGGGGAAAGGAAAGCAACTATCCAAAGCTCACCCAGATTCTCAGGCTGGTTGATGATGAAAGAATCTTCGTGGACTTTGGGACGGTGAGGCCACTACCCTATTATAGTGATGTCATATTCGAGGTCTATTCTCCCCTTCTTGGGAGGCCTATAGGGGGCGGTGGAGAGTACTCCTTCCGCGGAAAACCCGCGGTAGGTTTTGCCCTTGACCTCAGTGCACTCCTTGAACTTGCCAGCGTTAAAGAAAGAAAGGGCAGAAAGTTCCTCAGGGGGATAAACTCCTTCAGGGAAGCCAGAAAGCTCGTTTCAAT
This portion of the Thermococcus sp. genome encodes:
- a CDS encoding ferritin family protein, with product MNELEALALALEVEKAEMRFYLDLARKTKDERARKMFLFLAREEADHWEQFEEKFLERIAEECKLPAVSEELLEKLLVKVENVESEVDAVKIGMEQEKLTWEFYEKASQEAEHEGVKRIFEELAKVEKAHYELLKAQYDAVMKTGIWMDYQDFSLEVD
- a CDS encoding GNAT family N-acetyltransferase; translation: MGIERVDNPLSLKDELLKFVFEVYRSTKGTYPALEWVEKKPSPEDFEGFKRVYEPFLEFRLTREFNELYTMRKGGQLVGTVALVYDLKDKDVWWVPDEIKNEKAGLIEFFMVSSGYRGKGYGSKLLNFAVKRLLSLGKTPYVITFPSLDAYGYYLRRGFEKVMDYGEFVILKYVVP
- a CDS encoding ATP phosphoribosyltransferase regulatory subunit, which codes for MALRGIRDYSRMAIISSLLRRNFELWGYMEVVLPTIEPYSETLKGGTKFAYNNGFYLIKPDVTSRLLKYEIDLAKLYYVGEVLDGGVEGKWQAGIEFIGGEPDFMTAEVLSVLITSLESLGISEFYIDLGSLEVWRKATEDIGEFRETVCLALQRRNFGLIEKLPIGKDKKEELWNLFNFRGKESNYPKLTQILRLVDDERIFVDFGTVRPLPYYSDVIFEVYSPLLGRPIGGGGEYSFRGKPAVGFALDLSALLELASVKERKGRKFLRGINSFREARKLVSMGIPVEVGR